One window from the genome of Hippoglossus hippoglossus isolate fHipHip1 chromosome 6, fHipHip1.pri, whole genome shotgun sequence encodes:
- the LOC117763764 gene encoding cytochrome P450 2F2-like: MFVSIILLCVCVGFIILQLKSRRPKNFPPGPPALPVLGNLLHLSLENPLKDFERLRKKYGDVYSLFLGPKPMVIINGQNVIKEALVTKGIDFAGRPDDLFVNDVTQRRGVVLANFGASWRDHRRFALSTMRNFGMGKNLMADRIHGELQYIVEAMEKNVGKSVNPAILVYNTASNIICQVLFGTRFEYDDEFIKVIVQCFRENAKMANGPWAMMYDSFPLIRNLPLPFIKAFENFKVAVKYVRQFLDEHKKTRVPGDPRDLVDCYLDELDKRAGEDSPFSEEELISNSLDLHFGGTDTTSNTLLTAFLYLMAYPHVQERCQQEIDEVLEGKHSVTYDDRHNMPYMQAMIHEVQRIGNIVPLSVFHSTTKDTELMGYSIPRGTLVIPNLGTVLKEEGQWKFPHEFNPENFLNDQGEFFKPEAFLPFSAGPRMCLGEGLARMELFFTLVTLLRKFKFVWPQDAGEPDLTPVYGVTLSPKPYCMNVQLRATQ, encoded by the exons ATGTTCGTTTCTATTATCCTCCTGTGCGTTTGCGTTGGGTTCATCATCCTTCAACTGAAATCCCGGAGGCCCAAGAACTTCCCACCGGGACCCCCCGCCCTGCCCGTACTGGGGAACCTCTTACATCTGAGCCTGGAGAATCCTCTGAAGGACTTTGAGAGG CTGAGGAAGAAGTATGGAGACGTCTACAGCCTCTTCCTCGGCCCCAAACCCATGGTCATCATCAACGGGCAGAATGTGATAAAGGAGGCTCTGGTGACCAAGGGGATTGATTTTGCTGGACGACCTGATGACCTGTTCGTCAATGACGTCACCCAGAGGAGAG GCGTGGTCCTGGCGAACTTTGGCGCCAGCTGGAGGGATCACCGTCGCTTCGCTCTGTCGACCATGAGGAACTTTGGTATGGGGAAGAATTTAATGGCGGACAGGATCCATGGAGAGCTACAATACATTGTGGAGGCAATGGAAAAAAACGTTG GCAAAAGCGTGAATCCTGCAATTCTGGTTTACAACACGGCCTCCAACATCATATGCCAGGTTCTGTTCGGAACTCGCTTCGAGTACGACGACGAGTTCATCAAAGTGATCGTTCAGTGCTTTAGAGAAAATGCCAAGATGGCAAATGGACCCTGGGCGATG atGTACGACTCTTTCCCACTGATTCGTAACTTGCCGCTGCCGTTCATCAAGGCCTTTGAAAATTTTAAG GTTGCTGTGAAATATGTACGTCAATTCCTGGACGAGCACAAGAAAACCAGAGTTCCTGGAGATCCACGAGACTTAGTTGACTGCTATCTGGACGAACTGGacaag AGAGCCGGTGAGGATTCTCCATTTTCAGAGGAAGAACTCATTTCGAACTCCCTTGATCTTCACTTTGGTGGAACTGACACGACCTCCAACACCCTGCTCACTGCTTTCCTCTACCTCATGGCCTACCCACACGTACAAG AGCGTTGCCAGCAGGAGATAGACGAGGTGCTGGAAGGGAAGCATTCGGTCACGTATGACGACAGACATAACATGCCATACATGCAG GCTATGATCCATGAAGTGCAGAGGATAGGCAACATCGTTCCACTCAGCGTCTTCCACTCAACGACCAAAGACACCGAGCTCATGGGATACTCCATTCCCAGG GGTACGTTGGTCATCCCTAACCTGGGCACAGTCCTGAAAGAGGAGGGACAATGGAAATTCCCTCATGAATTCAACCCAGAAAACTTCCTCAACGACCAGGGAGAGTTTTTCAAACCCGAGGCCTTCCTGCCTTTCTCTGCAG GTCCTCGGATGTGTCTGGGAGAGGGTCTGGCTCGTATGGAGCTCTTCTTCACCTTGGTGACTCTGCTGAGGAAGTTCAAGTTTGTCTGGCCTCAGGACGC